In one Magallana gigas chromosome 7, xbMagGiga1.1, whole genome shotgun sequence genomic region, the following are encoded:
- the LOC105332558 gene encoding disks large homolog 5 isoform X5, protein MERWMLQASYDNRAKMVDFSGHLAKDSQSLSLTSDSEDDILSSHSENRSQDLDPSTPLTYTRIIPSDEYDYELLTHKQDDGHHKPKTSVDKGKHGINGDWHQEYHRLRSQCERAMSEVQSLKRSQEDTIRRCEQAMRESDSNRQRYIATLGNLQQSKEEIEHLHGEIKKLESEKKILEQEYRNLQDEDKQEISDLRKQLRTIISEKGSTDGMARMYDETLQKYELLKEDHDLQRKDYTEIFTKHNDLMTKFGMCKDENTKLMKLNETLTRERDSLKLDRNILKQQCTSAIRDLAKVTQQRDEMMKESNHLLAVQKQKYESVVKDRDAARNEYNLVWAERDSVHKEINQLQDKLNEVTQKNQTMEMEKKKAGEETEMLRRELLTIIQQKEEADKEREEAQKRYGDVKSKNDDLENQRDDFRKDYVMVTQERDIARKERHEAIKDRDRILRETYERERTQKEQAEEIDQVSKETEALKKIIEKLQHDLSDAKTEAEKSKKNRDWALGERDKIVQEREGIRSLCESLRHQRDRAVSDKAQALRDYDNIKKEKMEACKELKEVREKYEAIMEKEARKSQLNGVGHNHSRDSAIDADLQELETETVQVDIRGLTPDNLGFDIVGGKDDPVLPNDYAVYVNHVVKGSVADGKLKISDVVLKINNMDVTNVDKRTVLQSLKNSSHVSLLVRRRRCVTPRIWQPIQLNLSLGKDIGIYIEQGLYIARIVPGSTVAKEGMLSTGDRIICVNGKSVENFTPTELMKLLQGCSDPVSIEVWRQMSPFNSAGSSPIPVNHKDICQDSGTQLSPTFSKSEDMKHLMWEGNDHMLESQKSSGKVKTSSSQTDDLNNSGSSGSNSLTVKGSKSEKDLDIHKSKNRDRLEKAFVKIFKHKPKHHDRHEHDDTNKRHSATRPTSAINDNVLIEFSLGDPKTNHGTGQRKNIQKREFDNENSGTWPKCYKMQPMKQGTVVMPSPQKYPDRPSITNFFSKGPDKIPPVPPERTEASHIAVKQSPHHSPQSSDSTIKLSNSPIHSPPVNPKSTKYPHSNSNSNVYPNLPFVFNPDNAMPQNNVMRHFPHNKKKRPLPSHNSHPEGSSMSPRENWENLRAHRNRPRSSEKDKLHRHSANLPPFNSSQLHSSCDSSVSGTGLPPDYQTVQSMFPSDHSAFNPPPPFHERPIVHGNRIQHNSGNLVVKPHPHYQSVHGSQTSAPVTVSPSFSPAYNSPPGSFPDIEPRRSPYDFCNSPCPSVVSSASDPYSYIPSRASSERTVSDIDGSAKPPYVKNNSKRIYIPTVKTRGNSGSVEVVAARTSPTSPSYSEEPITSTESLHQRRRKPLMGETRKMNIERDSQCVGFTIGSGPQGGVFVSSVQEDSLAMEAGLVIGDQLLEICGINMRTATEDMAAKFLRQTGNTLSLLVQYNPEEYNRAADSSGESTGTSPMNSPESDTFRRPRKVNSKSSTHIRIPSSDLPSEHPRVITAMKSLPNENLGVAIVGQLNFGIFVKEVQPNSCVFGHDGLRCGDQILEYNNVDFLTITPEKASTELNKPCAFVRMQAQYNPAKYRHLCNQFNSESFYVRAHFDHKPTGDGELSFRKDDIMLIENTLYDGKPDNWYAWLVDDDGHKLNYKGIIPSQDKLEMELRRSHSESLSLHDLEEIRGSTRRMSGSARSSFFRRRTKHKRNNSKDSREFNSFSETSLSSDSVPVLEDLAFNKYTKVERMEYKNIRPVILLAPLADSLIKKLVAESPDKYSTGQPTVMQTTKQVMEQGLADGIYIDYWQEEDKFQCIKTSIIKEICDQGKHCLLSISPSAIERLHRLQIYPIVVFARHRSHKQLREITDPQFHSQKLSAKSAKDLYDKFQKLEKDYQHQFSAVIQGGNLAEMHQQVKTVIANEQKKAIWVPVCPRV, encoded by the exons ATGGAGAGATGGATGCTGCAGGCCAGTTATGACAACAGGGCTAAGATGGTGGACTTCAGTGGTCATCTAGCCAAAG ATTCCCAGTCTTTATCTCTAACATCTGATTCAGAAGACGACATTTTGAGCAGTCATTCAG AGAATCGATCCCAGGATTTGGATCCATCTACTCCGCTAACCTACACCAGAATTATCCCATCCGATGAATACGACTACGAGCTTTTAACACACAAACAAGATGATGGGCATCACAAGCCCAAGACATCTGTAGACAAAGGAAAACATGGAATAAATGGGGACTGGCATCAAGAATACCATAGACTAAGATCTCAGTGTGAGAGAGCCATGAGTGAAGTACAGTCTCTGAAGCGGTCCCAGGAGGACACGATTCGTAGGTGTGAGCAGGCAATGCGAGAGTCCGACTCAAATCGTCAAAGATACATAGCAACTCTAGGAAATCTCCAACAGTCCAAAGAAGAGATCGAACATCTACATGGGGAAATTAAAAAGTTGGaatctgagaaaaagattttagaaCAAGAATACAGAAATCTACAAGATGAAGATAAGCAGGAGATATCAGACTTACGCAAACAGTTACGAACCATCATTTCTGAGAAGGGTTCAACTGATGGAATGGCAAGGATGTACGATGaaacattgcaaaaatatgaattgtTGAAAGAGGACCATGATTTACAAAGAAAAGACTACACAGAAATTTTCACTAAACACAATGACTTGATGACAAAATTTGGTATGTGTAAAGATGAAAACACAAAACTTATGAAACTTAACGAAACTTTGACAAGAGAAAGAGACAGTTTGAAGCTTGACAGAAATATCCTCAAACAACAGTGTACATCTGCCATCAGAGACCTGGCCAAAGTAACACAACAGCGGGATGAAATGATGAAGGAATCAAACCACCTTCTTGCAGTTCAGAAACAAAAATACGAAAGTGTTGTGAAAGACAGGGACGCTGCAAGAAATGAATATAATCTCGTGTGGGCAGAGAGGGACAGTGTTCACAAAGAAATTAACCAACTCCAGGATAAGTTAAATGAGGTCACACAGAAGAACCAGACCATGGAAATGGAGAAAAAGAAAGCAGGAGAGGAAACAGAAATGTTGAGGCGAGAACTTCTAACAATAATTCAGCAAAAGGAAGAAGCAGACAAAGAGCGAGAAGAAGCTCAGAAAAGGTATGGTGATGTGAAATCCAAGAATGATGACCTGGAAAACCAGAGGGATGATTTCAGAAAGGATTATGTGATGGTGACACAAGAGAGAGACATCGCTCGTAAGGAGAGACACGAGGCAATTAAAGATCGGGATCGGATATTACGGGAAACCTATGAAAGGGAGAGAACCCAAAAAGAACAGGCCGAAGAGATTGATCAAGTGTCCAAAGAAACAGAAGCTCTGAAGAAGATCATCGAGAAGTTACAACATGATTTGTCAG ATGCCAAGACGGAGGCAGAAAAGTCGAAAAAGAATCGAGACTGGGCCCTTGGTGAACGGGACAAGATTGTACAGGAGAGAGAGGGGATCCGGTCACTGTGTGAGAGTCTCCGTCACCAGAGGGACAGGGCGGTCAGTGACAAGGCCCAGGCACTGAGGGACTATGACAATATCAAGAAGGAGAAAATGGAGGCATGTAAAGAACTCAAGGAAGTCAG GGAGAAGTATGAGGCCATTATGGAGAAAGAAGCCAGGAAGAGTCAGTTGAATGGTGTTGGACACAACCACAGTCGAGACTCCGCCATTGATGCCGACCTACAGGAGCTGGAAACTGAAACTGTGCAAGTAGACATT AGGGGACTGACTCCGGATAATCTTGGCTTTGATATTGTGGGAGGAAAAGATGACCCTGTTCTTCCCAACGATTACGCTGTATACGTCAACCATGTTGTCAAAGGAAGTGTAGCAGACGGCAAACTAAA AATCAGTGATGTGGTTCTGAAAATCAATAACATGGATGTAACAAATGTGGACAAACGAACCGTTCTCCAGTCTCTGAAAAACTCTTCACATGTAtcattg CTGGTCAGGAGAAGACGCTGTGTTACACCTAGAATTTGGCAGCCTATTCAGCTGAATTTGTCATTAGGAAAAG ATATTGGAATTTACATTGAGCAGGGTCTCTACATAGCCCGTATAGTCCCAGGGTCCACTGTAGCCAAGGAGGGCATGCTATCCACTGGTGACAGGATCATCTGT GTCAATGGTAAATCTGTGGAGAATTTCACCCCCACAGAACTAATGAAACTTCTACAGGGATGTTCTGACCCAGTGTCCATTGAAGTGTGGAGACAAATGTCACCTTTCAACTCTGCAGGCTCCTCCCCCATTCCTGTCAATCACAAGGACATTTGTCAGGACTCTGGAACCCAGCTCTCACCAACCTTTTCTAAGAGTGAGGACATGAAGCATTTGATGTGGGAGGGAAATGATCACATGCTGGAGAGCCAAAAGAGTTCAGGTAAAGTCAAGACCAGCAGCTCTCAAACTGATGATTTGAATAATTCTGGAAGTTCAGGGTCAAACAGCTTGACAGTGAAAGGTTCCAAGAGTGAAAAAGACCTGGACATccataaatcaaaaaatagaGACAGACTTGAGAAAGCTTTTGTGAAGATTTTCAAACACAAACCTAAGCATCATGATCGGCATGAGCATGATGACACAAACAAGAGACATTCTGCTACTCGACCAACTTCAGCCATAAATGACAATGTGTTGATTGAATTTAGTCTTGGAGACCCCAAGACAAATCATGGAACAGGAcagagaaaaaatattcaaaagcgTGAGTTTGATAATGAAAACAGTGGTACGTGGCCAAAGTGTTACAAAATGCAGCCAATGAAACAAGGGACTGTAGTGATGCCTTCCCCACAGAAGTACCCAGACAGGCCATCCATCACAAACTTTTTTTCCAAGGGACCTGACAAAATTCCCCCAGTGCCTCCAGAGAGGACAGAAGCTTCACATATAGCTGTGAAACAGAGTCCTCACCACAGTCCACAAAGCAGTGATTCTACAATCAAGCTGTCCAACTCCCCGATACACTCTCCACCAGTTAACCCCAAGTCTACGAAATATCCACACAGTAACAGTAACTCCAATGTGTATCCCAACCTTCCGTTTGTGTTTAATCCAGACAATGCAATGCCACAAAATAATGTTATGAGGCACTTTCCACATAATAAAAAGAAACGGCCACTCCCTAGTCACAATAGCCACCCTGAGGGGTCCTCCATGTCTCCACGAGAAAATTGGGAAAACTTGAGGGCACACAGAAATCGACCCCGATCCTCAGAGAAGGACAAGCTACACAGACACAGTGCGAACTTGCCTCCATTCAATTCTAGTCAGCTTCATTCCTCTTGTGACTCTTCTGTGAGTGGTACAGGACTGCCACCGGACTACCAGACTGTACAGTCAATGTTTCCAAGTGATCACTCTGCATTTAATCCACCTCCACCATTTCATGAACGGCCCATAGTTCATGGTAACAGGATTCAGCATAACAG tggCAACTTGGTTGTGAAACCTCACCCTCATTATCAATCTGTTCATGGCAGCCAGACTAGTGCTCCTGTCACAGTCAGTCCTTCTTTCTCCCCAGCCTATAATTCACCTCCAGGGTCATTTCCAGACATAGAGCCCCGGAGATCTCCCTATGACTTCTGTAATTCCCCGTGCCCCTCAGTGGTCAGCTCAGCCAGTGATCCGTACAGTTACATTCCAAGTAGAGCCTCCTCAGAAAGAACAGTGTCCGACATCGATGGATCAGCCAAACCTCCCTACGTAAAGAATAACTCCAAACGAATCTACATACCCACTGTCAAAACACGTGGGAACTCAGGCTCTGTGGAAGTTG TTGCAGCAAGAACTAGTCCTACATCCCCAAGCTATTCAGAAGAGCCAATTACTAGTACAGAATCTCTCCATCAAAGAAGAAGAAA GCCTCTGATGGGTGAGACGAGGAAGATGAACATAGAGCGGGACTCGCAGTGTGTAGGGTTCACTATCGGGAGTGGTCCCCAGGGTGGGGTGTTTGTCTCCTCCGTACAGGAGGACAGTTTGGCCATGGAGGCGGGGCTCGTCATCGGAGACCAACTCCTGGAG ATTTGTGGAATAAACATGAGAACGGCCACAGAAGATATGGCAGCTAAATTTTTACGACAAACTGGAAATACATTGAGCCTTCTTGTGCAGTACAATCCTGAAG AATACAACAGGGCAGCTGATTCGTCAGGGGAGAGCACTGGAACTTCTCCAATGAATTCTCCTGAGTCGGATACATTCAGGAGACCCAGAAAAGTCAACTCCAAGTCCAGCACACATATCAGGATACCCAG CTCTGACCTGCCCTCTGAACACCCCAGAGTGATAACAGCAATGAAATCTTTACCAAATGAGAACCTGGGTGTTGCCATTGTTGGCCAACTGAACTTtggaatttttgtcaaagagGTCCAACCGAATAGCTGTGTGTTTGGTCACGATGGCTTGAGGTGTGGTGACCAAATTCTGGAg tacaacaatgttgattttttaacaattaccCCAGAGAAAGCCTCCACAGAATTAAACAAACCTTGTGCATTTGTCAGAATGCAAGCACAGTATAACCCTGCAA AGTATCGACATCTATGTAACCAGTTTAACAGTGAGTCTTTCTATGTGCGGGCACATTTTGACCACAAGCCCACTGGGGACGGAGAACTGAGTTTTAGGAAGGATGACATCATGCTGATCGAGAATACGTTATACGACGGCAAACCAGACAACTGGTATGCGTGGCTGGTTGATGACGATGGCCATAAACTGAATTACAAAGGAATCATTCCAAGCCAAGACAA GCTAGAGATGGAGCTCCGAAGGAGTCACTCTGAGAGTCTTAGTCTTCATGACCTTGAGGAGATCCGTGGATCAACTCGCCGGATGTCTGGATCTGCTCGGAGTAGTTTCTTCAGAAGAAGGACCAAACACAAGAGAAATAACTCCAAAGACAGTCGTGAATTTAACTCATTCTCTGAGACATCTCTCAGCAGTGATTCAGTACCTGTCTTAgaag ATCTGGCATTCAACAAGTACACAAAAGTGGAGAGAATGGAAT ATAAAAACATCCGACCTGTGATTCTGTTGGCTCCTTTGGCTGACTCTCTGATCAAGAAACTGGTGGCCGAGTCTCCAGACAAATACAGCACTGGTCAGCCTA cTGTGATGCAGACCACGAAGCAGGTGATGGAGCAGGGTCTAGCAGATGGCATCTACATTGACTACTGGCAGGAGGAGGACAAGTTCCAGTGTATCAAAACCTCAATCATCAAGGAGATATGTGATCAG GGTAAGCATTGTCTGCTCAGCATCAGTCCGTCAGCCATTGAGAGACTGCACAGACTCCAGATCTACCCCATTGTTGTTTTTGCCAGGCATCGGTCACATAAACAACTTAG GGAGATAACAGATCCTCAGTTCCATTCCCAGAAACTCAGTGCTAAGTCTGCAAAGGACTTGTATGACAAATTCCAGAAGCTAGAAAAGGACTACCAGCACCAGTTCTCTG cTGTAATTCAGGGTGGCAACTTGGCAGAAATGCACCAGCAAGTCAAGACTGTGATAGCAAACGAACAGAAGAAAGCCATCTGGGTTCCAGTGTGTCCCCGAGTGTGA